A genomic window from Halogeometricum borinquense DSM 11551 includes:
- a CDS encoding eCIS core domain-containing protein, translated as MDGLDTKIQRLAKKHGADQVRQWADEGMTVDTMGKPRDMRAFRQRQKERPAEVPKDIERRNAKSVQRSRGAHHEASKAGDANVPDSVRDVISSPGQQLDTSIQRAMEDRMGDNLGDVRVHTGPSAAKACEDINARAFTVGNHIAFNHGEYDPSSAEGQHILAHELAHVRQQTGGAVSMLPQEGELEIDPDPRLEREAEETAQRVMQGGKIGVHRMEHSDVHVQRMPGAETVLGGATALVASQMMIPKMLEEGEQLQEIRENWDDIDGHEVAYEGFKAQMAAYANIIPGVKGVRAAKNNAQQQFKESNFQDRLAEANFPDSWKGQLAEMDPPETWLDEARRVAQEVSDGTGSGDRPERVPSADEVSK; from the coding sequence ATGGATGGGCTGGATACGAAGATTCAGCGACTGGCCAAGAAACACGGCGCAGATCAAGTTCGGCAGTGGGCCGACGAAGGCATGACCGTCGATACGATGGGCAAGCCACGCGACATGCGCGCGTTCCGCCAGCGTCAGAAAGAACGGCCCGCGGAAGTCCCAAAGGACATCGAACGCCGGAACGCTAAATCCGTCCAGCGCAGTCGCGGCGCGCATCACGAAGCAAGCAAGGCTGGTGACGCGAACGTGCCCGACTCAGTGCGAGACGTGATTTCCTCGCCCGGCCAGCAACTCGACACGAGCATCCAGCGCGCGATGGAAGATCGGATGGGCGACAATCTGGGCGATGTACGCGTCCACACGGGTCCATCGGCCGCGAAAGCTTGCGAGGATATCAACGCCCGCGCGTTTACCGTCGGCAATCACATCGCGTTCAACCACGGCGAGTACGATCCATCGAGTGCTGAAGGCCAGCATATTCTCGCCCACGAGTTAGCACACGTGCGCCAGCAAACGGGCGGCGCGGTGTCGATGCTTCCCCAAGAAGGCGAGTTAGAGATTGATCCTGACCCACGCTTGGAACGGGAAGCCGAAGAAACCGCCCAGCGCGTGATGCAAGGTGGGAAAATCGGCGTGCATCGCATGGAGCACTCAGACGTGCACGTTCAGCGGATGCCTGGCGCAGAAACCGTTCTTGGCGGTGCAACTGCATTGGTGGCCAGTCAGATGATGATTCCGAAGATGCTGGAGGAAGGCGAGCAGTTGCAGGAGATCCGGGAAAACTGGGATGATATTGACGGCCACGAAGTTGCCTATGAAGGGTTCAAAGCTCAAATGGCGGCTTACGCAAACATCATTCCGGGCGTCAAAGGCGTACGCGCCGCGAAAAACAACGCGCAACAGCAATTCAAAGAGAGCAACTTCCAAGACCGACTCGCCGAGGCCAACTTCCCGGACTCGTGGAAGGGCCAACTCGCTGAAATGGACCCACCAGAAACATGGCTCGACGAAGCCAGACGGGTTGCCCAAGAAGTGTCTGATGGGACTGGGTCGGGAGACCGGCCAGAGAGAGTCCCTTCTGCTGATGAGGTGAGCAAATGA
- a CDS encoding 2'-5' RNA ligase family protein: protein MFSLNVPVPGQVERLAGDLHPALTPFDAVRDRHTLVVKRFDTNLDPDADSLPRLRERLRETLRSVAPFEARIDGIDYFERPTRGDGPVVYLRVESSGLHELHRRLCTEFGTVEGMEGDEYTPHVTLARGGRIDDAAALAEREIEAVRWTVGEVRVWDSRYREDAARIPLR, encoded by the coding sequence GTGTTCAGCCTCAACGTGCCTGTTCCCGGTCAGGTCGAACGCCTTGCGGGAGACCTCCATCCCGCGTTGACTCCGTTCGACGCCGTCCGCGACCGACACACGCTCGTCGTCAAGCGATTCGATACGAATCTCGATCCGGACGCTGATTCGCTCCCGCGACTCCGTGAACGACTCCGCGAGACGCTTCGCAGTGTCGCCCCGTTCGAGGCGCGAATCGACGGTATCGACTACTTCGAACGCCCCACACGCGGGGACGGACCGGTCGTCTATCTCCGCGTCGAGAGTTCCGGTCTCCACGAACTTCACCGCCGACTCTGCACGGAGTTCGGGACTGTCGAAGGAATGGAGGGTGACGAATATACGCCTCACGTGACGCTCGCTCGCGGGGGACGCATCGACGACGCGGCGGCACTCGCAGAACGGGAGATAGAAGCCGTTCGCTGGACCGTTGGGGAGGTTCGCGTGTGGGACTCGCGGTACCGCGAGGATGCCGCGCGCATTCCGCTTCGGTGA
- a CDS encoding DUF7554 family protein produces the protein MFPGTRGGIDVEDLLKLILVLVVIWLVLKIVGDVVGFVTHLLGPLQPLLGVVILVLIVLWLLDRI, from the coding sequence ATGTTCCCCGGAACGCGCGGCGGAATCGACGTGGAAGACCTTCTGAAACTGATCCTCGTCCTCGTCGTGATTTGGCTCGTCCTCAAAATCGTCGGCGATGTCGTCGGCTTCGTTACGCACCTTCTCGGTCCCCTCCAGCCACTTCTCGGTGTCGTGATTCTCGTCCTGATCGTTCTCTGGCTACTGGATCGAATCTGA
- a CDS encoding cytochrome P450, producing the protein MSTRPPGPKGVPLFGNSREYAKDPFTFLRQVSEAYGDVVYFGLGPLDTYMLTNPADIERVLVSEDAKFHKPDFQDDAIGTLLGDGLLLSEGETWRKQRELAQPSFDPRRIAALGETMTDHATAMVEGWNDGEVRDVQLEMARVTVKIIVDAMFGSSLADERVRTVQENLEPLGKRFEPDPLRFLIPDWAPTRENREYKQSISILEGIIDDVVAERLGTENDPSAAVAGEDGAPMDLLSVLLRAKQRGEQTDQQIRDEMMTMLLAGHDTTALTLTYAFYLLSQHPESEAKVQAEVDKVCGGETPTVADVRQFDYLERVLQEAMRLYPPVYVIFREPQVDVRLGGYRIPSGSAIMLPQWVVHRSPRWYDAPTEFDPDRWRPERRASRPRFSYFPFGGGPRHCIGKQFSMMEAKLILATVAQAYELDYVRDRPFSLRGSLTMHPEEPMGMRLRAR; encoded by the coding sequence TACGCGACCGCCGGGGCCGAAGGGCGTGCCGTTGTTCGGAAACAGCCGAGAGTACGCGAAGGACCCGTTCACGTTCCTGAGGCAGGTTTCGGAAGCGTACGGCGACGTGGTGTACTTCGGTCTCGGCCCGCTCGACACTTACATGCTCACCAACCCCGCCGACATCGAACGGGTGTTGGTGTCCGAAGACGCGAAGTTCCACAAGCCCGACTTTCAGGACGACGCCATCGGGACGCTTCTGGGTGACGGACTTCTGCTGAGCGAAGGCGAGACGTGGCGGAAACAGCGCGAACTCGCCCAACCGTCGTTCGACCCCCGGCGCATCGCAGCGCTGGGCGAGACGATGACCGATCACGCGACGGCCATGGTCGAAGGGTGGAACGACGGCGAGGTGCGCGACGTACAGTTGGAGATGGCGCGCGTCACAGTGAAAATAATCGTGGACGCCATGTTCGGGTCGTCGCTTGCGGACGAACGCGTCCGGACAGTACAGGAGAATCTCGAACCCCTCGGCAAGCGTTTCGAACCCGACCCGTTGCGGTTTCTCATCCCTGACTGGGCACCCACGCGGGAGAACCGCGAGTACAAGCAGTCCATCTCGATTCTGGAGGGAATCATCGACGATGTGGTAGCCGAACGACTCGGGACTGAAAACGACCCATCGGCCGCAGTGGCAGGCGAAGACGGCGCGCCGATGGACCTCCTATCTGTTCTCCTCCGGGCGAAACAGCGCGGTGAACAGACCGACCAACAGATACGCGATGAAATGATGACGATGCTGTTGGCGGGCCATGACACCACCGCACTGACGCTGACGTACGCGTTCTATCTGCTCTCACAGCATCCCGAATCGGAGGCGAAAGTGCAGGCGGAGGTGGACAAGGTGTGCGGCGGCGAGACTCCAACTGTCGCCGACGTTCGGCAGTTCGACTACCTCGAACGGGTGCTACAGGAGGCGATGCGCCTCTATCCGCCCGTCTACGTCATCTTCCGCGAACCGCAGGTGGACGTGCGTCTCGGCGGCTATCGGATCCCATCGGGGTCTGCTATCATGCTCCCGCAGTGGGTGGTCCACCGGTCGCCGCGGTGGTACGATGCGCCTACCGAATTCGACCCGGACCGGTGGCGTCCCGAACGGCGGGCGTCGCGCCCGCGCTTTTCGTACTTCCCGTTCGGCGGTGGACCGCGTCACTGCATCGGCAAGCAGTTCTCGATGATGGAAGCGAAACTCATCCTCGCCACCGTCGCGCAGGCGTACGAACTGGATTACGTGCGCGACCGACCGTTCAGCCTCCGCGGGTCGTTGACGATGCATCCCGAAGAACCGATGGGAATGCGACTGCGGGCGCGGTAG